The proteins below are encoded in one region of Eulemur rufifrons isolate Redbay chromosome 2, OSU_ERuf_1, whole genome shotgun sequence:
- the LOC138398282 gene encoding LOW QUALITY PROTEIN: non-secretory ribonuclease-like (The sequence of the model RefSeq protein was modified relative to this genomic sequence to represent the inferred CDS: substituted 2 bases at 2 genomic stop codons) encodes MVPKLLDSRLCLLLLLGLMGMVGSFHAAPAGLTRAQWFEIQHINMTHAQCDNAMRVVNGYTGRCKGQNTFLHTTFKDVVNVCGTPNITCLTSKSTNCHNSSIRVPLTYCNLTSXPTPVANCRYAQTSAQMFYIVACDKRSPQDSPTYPVVPVHLDGTSQLLDQHAVPCLVCQAPQSRSLYVSIFVTLLSFSHNLLXRLSLPPA; translated from the coding sequence ATGGTTCCAAAGCTGCTTGATTCCCGACTTTGTCTGCTTCTGCTGCTGGGGCTCATGGGAATGGTGGGCTCCTTCCATGCCGCACCTGCTGGTTTAACCCGGGCTCAGTGGTTTGAAATCCAGCACATAAATATGACCCATGCCCAATGCGATAATGCAATGCGAGTAGTTAACGGTTACACAGGACGATGCAAAGGCCAGAATACTTTTCTTCATACAACTTTCAAGGATGTAGTTAATGTTTGTGGTACCCCAAATATAACCTGCCTTACAAGCAAAAGTACGAACTGTCATAATAGTTCGATCCGGGTGCCTTTAACCTATTGTAACCTCACAAGTTGACCGACTCCTGTTGCAAACTGCAGATATGCACAGACATCAGCACAGATGTTCTACATCGTTGCTTGTGATAAACGATCTCCACAGGACTCTCCCACGTATCCAGTGGTTCCAGTTCACTTGGATGGGACATCACAGCTCCTGGATCAGCATGCTGTGCCGTGCCTCGTCTGCCAAGCTCCACAGTCCAGGAGtctctatgtgtctatttttgtgaCTCTTCTATCATTTAGTCACAATCTGCTCTAGAGActttcccttcctccagcctgA